Within Eggerthella sp. YY7918, the genomic segment GAGTATTCAGCTTTTCCAGCGACCCCCTTAAGCCCAACCGCTCCGAGCGCTGCTAAAGCATCAGCCTCGGTCAGTCCAGTTAAATCGGGAACGATCACAAGAGCAGGAGCAGGCTCTCCATACGCCTTAATCGAGAAATTATCATATGAATAGAAGTCAGCGTTCTGCGCAACTGCCTGAGCATGGAGGTTCGCTACAGAAACCGCCCAATCCTCCCATACGCCATTTTCACTGACATAGCTCTCACCCTTGTTGACCACACCTTCGCTCCATCGGTGTAATTGCTGATCGGGAGGAAGTATTTTGTTGACTTCTTCCATATACGTCTTATTGTAATTCCGCTGCAGTAATACCTGGTATTCACCACCAACCTGCAACGTAACGACCACGCTATAGCGCTGCCCCGCCTCCATGATGAGTGGTGTGGCAAGCATTTCGCGATGGTAGCCACCGTACTCGTAAAACTTTTGAAACGAGACAGCTTGTTCTCCGTCGATCGGGCTGGTCGCATCGTCGGCAAGACGGTAGATATCATAGGTGACCGTCGTGCCCGGCGTAGCCGTTTCACTGGACACCGCAAAGACGCTCATACGCTCGCCAGCGGTAAATACATTCGCCATCGAGGAGGGCTGAGACTGCGCCATGGGAAAAGCTCCCTCAGTAGGCATGTAATCATATTGACTGATCAGCCAATATTCTGCGCCCTGTGCAGCATCTCCGGTGTAAAAATCGAACGTTTCGGGAAGACTAATACTCTTGTCATCAAAAGAGATCCAAAAATATCCATCGGCACCCCAGGGAAACCAGTTAGGAAACACCCGGCTAGCAGCACCCCAGCTGTTCTTTACAAGCCACGCGCCATCATTCGGCGGCTGATGATCAGGAAGAAAATTGGTCTTGGGGTAGTTGTCATCCCAGCCGACCACACAGACGGAGTGGTTTATAGGCTTTTCTTCGTATGTGTAGTGTGACCACGTTGTGTTATTGATGTATGTACTAGTCTGATCTGAGCAGAAGGCAATATCCACTGCGCGTCCCTGCATCAACTCGCGCTTCATAGCCTCAACTCCTGCCCCTCTTTCCGCAGGCGAAGGCAGGATAGAGCTTTCCTCCAACTGATAAAGCTGCTCGAAACGCAAGCTCTGATCAACTGACCAATCTCCTTCTTTCGAGTACCAAACTGGTATAGGCCCAGACGGGGTTGCAATTTCTTCTTTCTTTTCAGCTTTATTTTTGTAGGGAGCGACGCTTTCAGGCACCGGACCGATACCTGACGAATAGACGGACGTTAATGTGAAGGGAAAGCCACTCTGGCTTAAAACTGTCGCATCATCCGACGAAGTGGTGTGAATACCTTCGCCATCCTGACTCGAACCATCAGAAAGCGGCGTGTTCGCCATCCAGGCAGTATGCAGTTCGGACAGGTCGAGCTGTGTCTCGTCATACGTTAAACCCAGTTCCGACAGAAGACTCACTTCAGCTGCGGCAGTTCCACCGAACGACCAGCAGGTTCCCCACGGGTTTTGAAGCTTGACCGGTGTGACCACACCCTCATCAACAAGGCTATATTTGGAAGGAAACACGTCATTGGCCAAAGGGGCAATTGCGTTAGCTGGGTAATCATATGCATGGGTGTTACGCAAAACGCTCGGATCGCCAGTTACCCGAAACTCCTCGATAGCGACCCGATCAGAAGCGACAACTCGATCGACAAAACCTGATAGAAGGGTTCCTTCGTCAGCAAAGGCAGAGACAGGGAGAAGGTAAAGGGAAAGGGTAGCCGCAAGAAATAGTCTACCGAACCATCCTAACGAGTGCGTACCAACGCGCAGAGGAAGGGGGGGGGTCATTGGTATTCCTTTCTCAACAGCCTGAAATATGAAGTAAAGGTATAGTATTGGTCAATGTTATGTCAAGGAATCGACTTTTCCAAATCTAAGTTCGTAAGCACACGCGTCACGAATGGCATTTTGCTGCAGAAGGCGACATATATGTAAAAGTCGCCTTACCTAGCACGAGTCCGTTCTGGTCGATAAAAAGACTCGCTCCGCTCAGTAGTGCAACGAGTGCGGGATGAAGAGCTGCTGGTAAAGATTTTTCGCGTAACGGTCGGTCATACCGGCAATGTAGTCGGTCACCGCTCGCACGTTATCGCCTTCAGAGATGAGATGGTACTCCTGCGGAACCTCCTGAGGATGCGCCACGTAGTAGCCGAACAGGTCTTCTATCAGGTGCGTCGCCTTAGCAACCTCGGCCATAACCACCTCTGAGGTATACACCCGATCGAACAAAAACGCGCGCAGTTCCATCATGGCGTTCCACACCGTTTCACTCATGCAAATGTCGTCGGATGCAGCTGAAGTCTCCACCATATCAAGCACGAGCGTTTCAATGCGAGACGAGTGGTCGGGACCAAGCAGAGCATGCGTCGAAGCGGGGAGATCGTCTTCGGAAAGTATGCCCGCGCGAATGGCGTCGTCGATATCGTGATTCACATATGCAATACGATCGGCGATGCCCACGATGCGGCCTTCCAACGTTTCGGCGCGCACGCTTCCGGTATGACACACGATGCCGTCACGAACCTCAGGCGTCAGATTCAGGCCTTTGCCGCCGTTTTCAATGCACTCGACAACGCGCAAGCTCTGTTCATTATGACGATAAAGCCCTGCTACTTCAGGCGATGCGGGATCGATTCCCTGATGGCGCGCCAAACACGCGGCAAGCGCTTCTTCGCCCGTATGACCAAACGGCGTGTGGCCCAGGTCGTGTCCCAGCGAAATGGCTTCCGTCAAATCCTCGTTGAGCGCCAGCGCCCGTGCGATGGTGCGAGCGATTTGGGACACTTCAAGGGTATGGGTAAGGCGCGTACGGAAATGATCGCCTTCGGCCGCCAAAAACACCTGAGTCTTATGAGAAAGACGGCGGAACGATTTGGTATGAAGTATCTTGTCGCGGTCGCGCTGAAAGTCGGTACGCAACAGGTCCGGTTCGGTTGAGCGGTCGCGTCCTTCGCCCTCGTCGGCAAACGCCGCATCTGCGGCAAGGGCTTCGTGTTCGTGTTGCTCTTGATTCTCGCGGTGGATGATGCGCATAGCCGCCTCCCTACCGAAACGTTTTCACGATGTCCTGAGGTAAGAATATACCATGTTCCGTCACGATACGGGTGATGAGATGAGCTGGCGTGATATCAAAGGCCGGGTTCCACACTTCCACGCCCGCCAAAGCATGCGCCATAACCTCCTGCGAAGCACGTTGTTCCACGGGAATGCTCGCGCCCGAAGGCGTTGCCTGGTCCACCGTCGATGAAGGCGCAGCCACATACATTGGAATGCCGTGATGCCGAGCAAGCACGGCAAGTCCGTAGGTGCCAATCTTGTTGGCGGTATCCCCGTTGGCAGCGATACGGTCCGCACCGACAACGACCGCATCCACCTTTCCAGCCGCCATAAGACTTGCCGCCATATTGTCGCAGATAAGCGTGCACGGTATGCCTACCTGGGCAAGCTCCCACGTCGTCAGGCGGGCGCCTTGGCCCACCGGACGCGTCTCGTCAGCGTACACCCGCGCGATGTTTCCCTGTGCGGCAGCCGCATACACCACACCGAGCGCCGTGCCGTAGAACACCGTGGCAAGGCTGCCGGCGTTGCAGTGGGTAAGCACGCGTGCGTTCGGCGGCAACAGCGACGCGCCGTGTGCACCAAGGGACCGATTCGTCTTCTCGTCATCGGCCTCAAGGCGCTTTACCAAAGCAAACAGATCGTCAGCCGCCTCCTCTGGCGAAGATCCCTCAGCGATAGCCTCGCGCGCCCGTTCCTTCGCAAGGCGCACACCCCATGCAAGGTTGACTGCCGTCGGTCGCGCGCGCACGATCTCCTCAGCTACCGTGTCGAGTTCTTCAAGAAAACGCGGCCCCGCCTCGGCGCATCCATGCCCGAGCGCCTGCGTGGCGCCAACGTTGCCCGCCCAAAGGGCAACCGCCGCCGCACCCGCAACCCCGATGGCAGGCGCGCCCCGCACCGCAAGCGTCTTGAGGGCGACAATCACCGCACGCCAATCGCCTGTCCGCTCAAACACAAGCTGCCGCGGCAAAGTCCGCTGATCGACATACACCAGCTCGAAGCCCCCGCTCCCGCCTATCGTCAGTTCAATAGTGCGAGGAAGTCGTTCAAGGTGAAGCTTGGCGCTCATGGGAGAATCCTTTCTTTTAGTGTCATCATTCTAGCGGAACGTCGCCCGCGTGCACGTTAATATCCATGCGGATATCGAACCCTTCCGCGACGCGCCCACGTCCGTGGAGAGTTTGCAAGACACCGGGATACCAACCATAAAGAGCGGCTTCTGGCAGTAAAATTGTTTCACTGGTGAATCAATCGACAGGAACGGGCACATGGAGCCGCAAGAGGCAAGCAGACAAGGAACACAGGCAACGACAGCCGATGACGAGTTGGCGCTTGATTCAACCTTCTTTGTAGCGTTTGACCTTGCTCATCGTGCACTCAAAAGCGGGCTGGTAAACGCCAGTACCCTTAACGTCACCCAGTATCGCGTTCTCGTGCGGCTCTTGGCGGCAGGTGTTGAAGGTCTGGGACAATCCGAGCTTGCGCAGCTTCTTGACCTCAAAGCCAACGTTGTCACACAAGCGGTCTCTACCCTTGTAAAAGCACACTTGGCCGCACGCAATCGCGGTGGCGATGCGCGGGTGCGCGTCGCGCGCATCACCGAAGAGGGACGCGCGCACGTGGCCCAGGTGAACGCCTCTATCGTCAATGAACTCTATGCCACGTTTCCCACCGAAGATCCGGCTAACCGCAGCATTCTTGAAGCCGCCATTGCCGCAGGCGCACGTATCGATCCGCGCCTGTCAGGCGATGTGGATGCGCGCTTTGCCGCATCGCGTGCCCTGGTATCTGTTGAACTGGTCAAACGCGCTATTGAGGAAGCGCTTAAGCGTACGTGCGGTGCTTCACTTGTCGAATGTCGCGTGCTTCAGCGTCTGAGTGAAGTGGGCGAACCGCTGCGTGCCAAAGATGTGGCGCGACAGCTGCAGCTTTCCCCCGTTGCCGTGGCGCGTGCCGTAGAAGGCCTTGCAACGCGCGGGTGGGTGCAGCGTCTTGCAAGCCCCCTGGATCGAAAAGCGGTCTACGTGGCCACAACACCCGAGGGCGAACGCATGCGGCGCACCGTAGAGCGCACCATCAACGTACTTGCACGCACCTATTTATGGAAAAGCCTCGACGATACCCAGCGCCGTGCCCTTGCACGCACCTGGCACGTGGTGGTCGCCGGCATTCTTGAACGTGAGGAGGCCAAGCGCAAAGCTGCACTTGGCCTCCTCCAACCGATTGATTAAGCTTTCTTTGCGATTACCGCCGCGCCCAGCATAAGCGCCACGTTCACCACGATATCGGCAGCAAACCATGCACCGACAACGCCCATCTGGATGTTTGCAGTATTGATGGATGCAAACGTGCCCACCGTCAGCACCATGACCACCAGACCGCACCCAAGCGCGGCCACCACCAAAGTGCGACCCAGGCCGCGTCCGCGAACGCGAGCGCGCTTGATGCATGCGCATACCACCATCGATGCAGCACCCAGAAGCGTTCCGATGAATGCCGCAAACACGATCACACCGAGCACGATGAGCGCCATACCAGGCAGCTTCGAACTCATCGACGCCACCTGTACGGCCGACAAAATGCCGCTTGCCACCACGAGCAAGCACACGATAGACACCAGCGCCGTCGCCCAACCCCACAGAAACGCCGTGCCAGGTTGTGCCGCACCCGCATCGCCACGCCAGCACAAAAATCCGTAGAGGGCCACGCCCGCCGTCGACACGCTTAAGGTGAGCGCCGCGGCGAACAGGAATGCTACAAATGCCGACCCAGTCAGAATGGAGCAGATCACATCAAGAATAGGCACTCCCGATGCAGAAATATAGTCGTAGGCAAGGGTGCCGGACACATCCATCACAGCCAAACCGATACGCGCCACCACCGCAACGCTGAGCGCGAGGGCAAAAAGCGCACCGTAGGGCCGCGCCATGCTTTTCATTTGCTGTAGCATGTTAAGCCTCCTTCCCTTCCCCTGCTGCGGCGCCCATCTCGTTTTCCACCGCAAACGTTCCGCACAAGTAGCCTCCGCAGAATGCAAGGCTCACATCTCCCAGAAGCGATCCGAGAATAGGATCGCCGATATAGCTGTTCTCGCCGCACGCGCCTCCAGCAGTGTGCCAGCCTGCGTACAAACCGGGAATCGGTCGTCCATTCGTGGCAATGACCTGCATTTCGTCGTTAATGAGCAAACCCGCCTTCGTGCCGTAGAGATTGCCGCCGATACGACAACCGTAGAACGGCGGCGTGGAAATAGCATGCAGCCACTCGGGCGGCATGGGATACATGAAGTCATCCTCGCCCTTCGCGCAGCACTCGTTCCATTTGGCCACGGCATCCACCAGTACACCCTCCTCGAAACCGAGGTCGCGTTCCAGTTCTTCAAGTGTGTCGCGCTTCTTCAGCACGTCGGCCTTGATAGCGTCCTCGACGCCGTGATGCCAGTCGCGGTAGTGTTCGGGCACCTTGTCGATCTGTTCAAGGTCGGGTGTGATGAGTTTGCGGCAGTGCTCCTGGGCAAAGCCCTCAAGATGATCTTCGTAGTTAGCGTCGAAGATGATGTAGGAGCGGTGACCCGGCGGTGTCATCTGAATAGTCGCCAAATCCCCGAGCGCATAGATGGCGTTTGCACCGTCTTCTTTTACGCGACTGTCCATGTAGCGCAGACGGTTGCCGCAGCGATCGATAGTGAACCAGGGCTGACGCGAAAGCTGCGTCATGCCGTCGTAGAGGAACCGCGCCCACTGACCGCCTTCGGCTTCCCAGTCCACGCCGCCGTCGAATGAGGCCGAACTGTTGAACCCGGACACATCGGCGCCCACGCCAAGCCCCATACGGAAACACTCGCCCGTTTCACCTGCGGTAAGATAGCTTGATGCACATCCCATGGCCGCGGTGGGAATATACTGCTCAAGCAAGGCCTTGTTGTTGCAGAAGCCGCCGGCCGTCAGAATGACGGCATGCGTGGCATGAATATACACCTCATGGTCGTAATCTTCACGCGCCACCACGCCGACAATTCGCCCATCACTATCACGCACCAGCGCTTCGGCAGGGCTTTGGAAGTGGTACTCCACGCCGTGCTTCTGACCAAAGCTGAACATGGCATCGGTGGCGTCCTTCATCTTGAGCACGTGATGATCAAGCGTCGAATTCTTCGGCGCCACATACACGGGCACTTCGCCCAAACGCCAACGCACACCGCAGTCGCTCATCCAATCGATGCACTTCCCGCCCGATTCCGCAATACGATAGATGAGACGCGGATCGCACGCATAGTGGTACTCGTCGATGGCCCAGTCGGCCAGCTTGCGCGCGTCAAAGGGGTAACTGGGAAATGCGAAGCGCTTGGATTCCTGCAGTTGAGAACCGCCAAGAATGGCGCACATGCCCGCTTCCTGAGCGTTGCCGCCGTGCAGCCCCATAGCTTCAAGACAGATGGTCTTTGCGCCCAGCTCTGCCGAACGCGCCGCCGCGTTAAGACCGCCGCCGCCCGCACCAACAACGCAGATTTCGCACTCATAATCCCACGTGGACGGCACCGCGCGTGGCGGAATAGGAGACGCGTCGTTAGCCGGAAAAGCCGCTCCATTATGCATGCGATAGGTGCCGTCTGCGCTTGAGGCGTTACCGTCTTGGCTCGCAGGTACCGTTGCAGCAGCAGCACCGTCGGCCGACCAGTCGCCAATAACCCCGGGGGCGACGGCATAGGCCGCCTGGGGTACAACGCTCGCCGCAGCCGTTCCGGCCGCAAGTGCCGCGGCGCGGGTTAAAAAGGCGCGACGCGACATGCCCTCGCTGGTGGTGTTTTGCATACTATCCCTCATTGCGACCCCTCCTCATGCGCCGTCGCGTTATCCGCTTCGGCCTGCTCAAGTGCATCTTCGACCGCCTGACGCACGCCCGCGGTCGTAATGGTGGCACCGGAAATAGTATCGATGTCAGAGCCTTGAGCAGCTTCTATCATTGCCGCAAACTTGCCGTCGCGAATGGCTTCGTAACCGCCCCTGCTCTGGCTTTCACCTTCCTGGGTGGTTTCAAGGCATGCGATGCGGTTATCATCCACAAGAAGCGTCACCGTGATGCGCCCTTCCATGCCTTTGCCGATGCCGGTGTAGACGCCGTCCGCCAGCGTTCCTTCGGCTTTCTTCTGGGTGTCGGCAACAATTTCCTGCGCCCATGGATCGTCGGTGCGCAAAGCCAACTGCTCGGCGCTGGCCGCATCCTTCGAACCAGAGCCTTCAAACGACGGACCGCAACCGCAAAGGCCCAGTGCAAGCGCCGTTGATGCGCAGGCGACAAAGGTAGCACTCTTCTTTACCATTACGCCCTCCCCCCTTTCGACGGATTCAACCATCCATCAGGCGTTTCATAATCGTGACACGCATTGCAGTACATATAAGACGTCGTGTGTCCACCGTGACAGTTGCTGCAATCGATAGCGATGCCCTGATGCGAGCGATGCGGGTTCACGCCTTCCTCGCCACCCCAGTTGTCCGTCATCGCAATGACCTCGTCGAAGTTATGGCAGCCCTCTGTGGCGCACATCTTTGAATCCGCCGTCACGCCCTGCGTGGTCAAGTGGCCCGTCTCGTCGGTGGCAAAGTCGCCGCGTACCCACGAAAGCGCCTCGGTCACCTGCTCGTCGATTTTTGCCTCGTGGCATTGAAGGCAGCTCACGTCTTCACGCTCATGCGCGTTTGCCATCAGCGTCGCGTCGTTGAAATACCCTTCCACGTAGGCATCCATCGGATCATGGCAGATGGCGTTACAAAAACTGGGCTGCTCGTGCCATACCCAGAATCCCGCGCCCGCGGCTACCAGCACAATCGCCACCACGCTTACAACAAGCGGCCAACGCTTTGCCCGTCGCTTCGGCGCACCGGCTGGCGCATGCGCAGCCGCAGGTGCGCTTTTCTGCGCGGTTTCCTGTGCAGATTGACCCGCACCCCCGAACCGATCCTCGCGCACGTCCTTTTCCCTCATCTCGTCCATGCACCCCTCCTTTATTTCCTTCACCATTGATAATTTTTTATTTCAATAGTGAATCTTATTGCTAAAGATAGTATCATGAGCGTCGAGCACTTGTCATTGACGGATTGTCAAAAGTGTTCATTGACGCACCGTCAACTCGCGGCGTATTCTGCGCCCATCAGGGGTTGGGTTGCCACTGACGAAACCAACCCGGCAAGGAGGTGAGCGGACCATGGAGGATAAGCATTGCATGACGCGCGAGGAGCAGACCGCTGCCCGCCGCGATGCGATTGTCGAAGCCGCCCGTCAGCTCTACGAGGAACAGGGTCTTTCCCGCACTTCCGTGCGCGACATCACCAACCGCGTGGGAGTTACGCGCACGCTGTTCTATCACTACTTCCCTGACAAGGAAGCCGTCACCTCGGCCGTACTTGACAACTACATCGAGGATTTCATCGAAGCGTTGCGTATCTGGAACGCCGAGCGCCGCACGGGCGATATCGAACACGCGCTTACCAGCGTCGTCAAAATCCTGCGTCTCGGGCTGTTCGAGCATGACGCATTTCGTCTCTCGCTCGCCTCACGGGAAAATGCAGCACTCTACCTGGAGTTTGTTAACCGCGTGGCCGATCGCATCGCTTCGTACATGGTGAACACGACGGTGCGTGACTACGAACGTTTTCACGAGATTAAGATCAATCATGTGTACGAAACGTTTTACTTGCTCACCATAGGAATTGTGGGTTATGTGCGACGTCATCCCGACGTGGATGACGAGGTGATCAAAGATCTCATCGCGCAGACGCTTCACATGGATAGAGGAACGACGCTGCCGGACAAGGGGCCCGGCAGCGAATAGGCAAAGTCCATCGTAATTCGATGGCATCGAGGCGCGCAGTGAGTATCTCGCGCAGAAAAGGAGGGGTCTTTCATGCTGTTCCAAGTCTACGGCGAGAATGCCCTATACCAGTGGCTTGGTTGGGCCATGGTGTTTGTCGGACTTATCTTGATCAACGAGATAGCACGACGGACAAAACTGGGCGGCACCATCTGTTTTATCGGCGTCCCCATCGCACTCACGGTCTATTTTGTTGCCATTTACGTAGGTGCGGGCATGGGTGCCGACTGGGCGCTACACAATCCCACCTACGAGCACATGAACAGCTGGTTCCATTACGCCAAGCTCTACGCTGCCACCATCGGCTGCATCGGCTTTATGACGCTGAAGTACAAGTGGGGCAAGCTGGGCAAGGCCGAATGGTTCAAGTGCTTCCCGTTTGTTATCGTAGCCATCAACATCCTCATCGCTGTGGTGAGCGACTTTGAAAGCGCTGTACGCGCGTGGGGTACCACCTGGGTGTCTTCCGAAGGCGTCACCCTCTATGGTGGTTGGCACAACGTGTTCAACGGCGTGGCCGGCCTCATCAATATCGCCTGCATGACCGGCTGGTGGGGCATCTATGTGTCCAAGAAGAAGCAGGATATGCTCTGGCCTGACATGACCTGGGTATTCATCATCGCCTACGACCTCTGGAACTTCTGCTACACCTACAACTGCCTGCCCACGCACTCCTTCTACTGCGGCCTCGCGCTTCTGCTTGCCCCCACGGTGGCAGCCATGCTTTGGAACAAGGGCGGCTGGATTCAGAACCGTGCGTTCACGCTGTCTATCTGGTGCATGTTTGCGCAGGTCTTCCCCGCCTTCCAGGACTACAGCGTATTCAGCACCCAGTCGGTGAACAACCCTGATGTCAACCTGACCGTGTCGGTTATCGCCCTTCTGGCCAACATCGCCGCGTTCGCCTACATCATGTATCGCAGCAAGAAGCTTGGCAAAAACCCCTACACCAACGAAATCTTTGTGGGAACCCGCGATTACGAGCGCGCTATGGCTCGCCGCGAAGACGCCCCCGCCCTGCCGAGCGATCCCAAGCCGAATATCGACGACGAAGCCCCTCAGGGAGCATAGACCCAACCGCTTCATCGTACCAACAAAAACGGCCTCTCACGAGGCCGTTTTTGTTGCTGATTATTTCTGCTCTTTACT encodes:
- a CDS encoding cytochrome c3 family protein is translated as MDEMREKDVREDRFGGAGQSAQETAQKSAPAAAHAPAGAPKRRAKRWPLVVSVVAIVLVAAGAGFWVWHEQPSFCNAICHDPMDAYVEGYFNDATLMANAHEREDVSCLQCHEAKIDEQVTEALSWVRGDFATDETGHLTTQGVTADSKMCATEGCHNFDEVIAMTDNWGGEEGVNPHRSHQGIAIDCSNCHGGHTTSYMYCNACHDYETPDGWLNPSKGGRA
- a CDS encoding DUF5692 family protein; amino-acid sequence: MLFQVYGENALYQWLGWAMVFVGLILINEIARRTKLGGTICFIGVPIALTVYFVAIYVGAGMGADWALHNPTYEHMNSWFHYAKLYAATIGCIGFMTLKYKWGKLGKAEWFKCFPFVIVAINILIAVVSDFESAVRAWGTTWVSSEGVTLYGGWHNVFNGVAGLINIACMTGWWGIYVSKKKQDMLWPDMTWVFIIAYDLWNFCYTYNCLPTHSFYCGLALLLAPTVAAMLWNKGGWIQNRAFTLSIWCMFAQVFPAFQDYSVFSTQSVNNPDVNLTVSVIALLANIAAFAYIMYRSKKLGKNPYTNEIFVGTRDYERAMARREDAPALPSDPKPNIDDEAPQGA
- a CDS encoding TetR/AcrR family transcriptional regulator, which translates into the protein MEDKHCMTREEQTAARRDAIVEAARQLYEEQGLSRTSVRDITNRVGVTRTLFYHYFPDKEAVTSAVLDNYIEDFIEALRIWNAERRTGDIEHALTSVVKILRLGLFEHDAFRLSLASRENAALYLEFVNRVADRIASYMVNTTVRDYERFHEIKINHVYETFYLLTIGIVGYVRRHPDVDDEVIKDLIAQTLHMDRGTTLPDKGPGSE
- a CDS encoding FAD-binding protein; translated protein: MRDSMQNTTSEGMSRRAFLTRAAALAAGTAAASVVPQAAYAVAPGVIGDWSADGAAAATVPASQDGNASSADGTYRMHNGAAFPANDASPIPPRAVPSTWDYECEICVVGAGGGGLNAAARSAELGAKTICLEAMGLHGGNAQEAGMCAILGGSQLQESKRFAFPSYPFDARKLADWAIDEYHYACDPRLIYRIAESGGKCIDWMSDCGVRWRLGEVPVYVAPKNSTLDHHVLKMKDATDAMFSFGQKHGVEYHFQSPAEALVRDSDGRIVGVVAREDYDHEVYIHATHAVILTAGGFCNNKALLEQYIPTAAMGCASSYLTAGETGECFRMGLGVGADVSGFNSSASFDGGVDWEAEGGQWARFLYDGMTQLSRQPWFTIDRCGNRLRYMDSRVKEDGANAIYALGDLATIQMTPPGHRSYIIFDANYEDHLEGFAQEHCRKLITPDLEQIDKVPEHYRDWHHGVEDAIKADVLKKRDTLEELERDLGFEEGVLVDAVAKWNECCAKGEDDFMYPMPPEWLHAISTPPFYGCRIGGNLYGTKAGLLINDEMQVIATNGRPIPGLYAGWHTAGGACGENSYIGDPILGSLLGDVSLAFCGGYLCGTFAVENEMGAAAGEGKEA
- the mtnA gene encoding S-methyl-5-thioribose-1-phosphate isomerase; this encodes MSAKLHLERLPRTIELTIGGSGGFELVYVDQRTLPRQLVFERTGDWRAVIVALKTLAVRGAPAIGVAGAAAVALWAGNVGATQALGHGCAEAGPRFLEELDTVAEEIVRARPTAVNLAWGVRLAKERAREAIAEGSSPEEAADDLFALVKRLEADDEKTNRSLGAHGASLLPPNARVLTHCNAGSLATVFYGTALGVVYAAAAQGNIARVYADETRPVGQGARLTTWELAQVGIPCTLICDNMAASLMAAGKVDAVVVGADRIAANGDTANKIGTYGLAVLARHHGIPMYVAAPSSTVDQATPSGASIPVEQRASQEVMAHALAGVEVWNPAFDITPAHLITRIVTEHGIFLPQDIVKTFR
- a CDS encoding FMN-binding protein; translated protein: MVKKSATFVACASTALALGLCGCGPSFEGSGSKDAASAEQLALRTDDPWAQEIVADTQKKAEGTLADGVYTGIGKGMEGRITVTLLVDDNRIACLETTQEGESQSRGGYEAIRDGKFAAMIEAAQGSDIDTISGATITTAGVRQAVEDALEQAEADNATAHEEGSQ
- a CDS encoding MarR family winged helix-turn-helix transcriptional regulator — its product is MEPQEASRQGTQATTADDELALDSTFFVAFDLAHRALKSGLVNASTLNVTQYRVLVRLLAAGVEGLGQSELAQLLDLKANVVTQAVSTLVKAHLAARNRGGDARVRVARITEEGRAHVAQVNASIVNELYATFPTEDPANRSILEAAIAAGARIDPRLSGDVDARFAASRALVSVELVKRAIEEALKRTCGASLVECRVLQRLSEVGEPLRAKDVARQLQLSPVAVARAVEGLATRGWVQRLASPLDRKAVYVATTPEGERMRRTVERTINVLARTYLWKSLDDTQRRALARTWHVVVAGILEREEAKRKAALGLLQPID
- a CDS encoding PASTA domain-containing protein produces the protein MTPPLPLRVGTHSLGWFGRLFLAATLSLYLLPVSAFADEGTLLSGFVDRVVASDRVAIEEFRVTGDPSVLRNTHAYDYPANAIAPLANDVFPSKYSLVDEGVVTPVKLQNPWGTCWSFGGTAAAEVSLLSELGLTYDETQLDLSELHTAWMANTPLSDGSSQDGEGIHTTSSDDATVLSQSGFPFTLTSVYSSGIGPVPESVAPYKNKAEKKEEIATPSGPIPVWYSKEGDWSVDQSLRFEQLYQLEESSILPSPAERGAGVEAMKRELMQGRAVDIAFCSDQTSTYINNTTWSHYTYEEKPINHSVCVVGWDDNYPKTNFLPDHQPPNDGAWLVKNSWGAASRVFPNWFPWGADGYFWISFDDKSISLPETFDFYTGDAAQGAEYWLISQYDYMPTEGAFPMAQSQPSSMANVFTAGERMSVFAVSSETATPGTTVTYDIYRLADDATSPIDGEQAVSFQKFYEYGGYHREMLATPLIMEAGQRYSVVVTLQVGGEYQVLLQRNYNKTYMEEVNKILPPDQQLHRWSEGVVNKGESYVSENGVWEDWAVSVANLHAQAVAQNADFYSYDNFSIKAYGEPAPALVIVPDLTGLTEADALAALGAVGLKGVAGKAEYSDTVAAGHVIRQDVAAGTEVSKDTAITYVLSLGKQGTGSGDTTSGSTLAETRDSALPIVFGGAILAVVAFCILLVERRRRRV
- a CDS encoding deoxyguanosinetriphosphate triphosphohydrolase; its protein translation is MRIIHRENQEQHEHEALAADAAFADEGEGRDRSTEPDLLRTDFQRDRDKILHTKSFRRLSHKTQVFLAAEGDHFRTRLTHTLEVSQIARTIARALALNEDLTEAISLGHDLGHTPFGHTGEEALAACLARHQGIDPASPEVAGLYRHNEQSLRVVECIENGGKGLNLTPEVRDGIVCHTGSVRAETLEGRIVGIADRIAYVNHDIDDAIRAGILSEDDLPASTHALLGPDHSSRIETLVLDMVETSAASDDICMSETVWNAMMELRAFLFDRVYTSEVVMAEVAKATHLIEDLFGYYVAHPQEVPQEYHLISEGDNVRAVTDYIAGMTDRYAKNLYQQLFIPHSLHY